The proteins below are encoded in one region of Neodiprion virginianus isolate iyNeoVirg1 chromosome 7, iyNeoVirg1.1, whole genome shotgun sequence:
- the LOC124309361 gene encoding dedicator of cytokinesis protein 1 isoform X4 has protein sequence MTSIWRKVKDLQGIAIHNFDEDGPYRLRLTVGEVVQMLQECDEWFYGCSKYKGNSGIFPKSYVHTSKISSSTEALTHEITSVLREWGHHWKHLYVTHSPHFRTIQEQILELIGYRSKILSATLTVDELKDMKRLATAKIDTGNQLLGLDMVVRDEHGNVLNPEQTSTIQLYYHHETATERIRKATISLKKKPVKSQLPVYSHIFFVSVRNFVCKMAEDVELLLTLYDGKDMKAITENYVVCWSREGLARDIDQLHNLRVLFTDLGSRDLSREKVYLVCYAVRVGSMYAKEIDHRRSSILQQNQKQRSSENMRRPFGVAAMDVTLFIAGKLEGDVETHHFIPFLQCCEKESLDGTLRKILGQKDTNSQKGNGNSSNAVGGQGLWVSIKLLRGDTKQVREENPHLVLGNVAIARKMGFPEVILPGDVRNDLYLTLNSGEFSKGSKSTDKNVEVTIKVCNERGVAIPGVMTLGGGAPPIDEYRSVIYYHEDKPKWFETFKIAVPIDEFRHAHLKFTFKHRSSNEAKDRSEKPFALSYVKLMQRNGTTLQDIKHELLVYKLDHKKYEETDATYLKLPSTQGELEELNAEKKLTQGPFTLSSKDNFSISTNVCSTKLTQNVDLLGLLKWASRQTDLKESLTALMKVDGEEVVKFLQDVLDALFNILMRNSDSDEYDDMVFGCLLYIIGLVSDRKYQHFQPVLDLYISENFSATLAYKKLITVLRKRIDSATNNDGQERDLLLKTMKSLQYCLRFVVKSRLLFAELNQDEEEFSQSLTELLKSIIDLMSHETDGTLLVQGACLKYLPTTIPHILQVYNKKQLSNILTDLLVTLPPGRLTKQKMMTVNDIVHSPLFLSPECRAILLPTITILVRSLLEAKEEGLSGTPGKSVAKVARLLGENRHRLNQHRGYSEEVELCVKILSDILELTFRSDVGSTVSDVKEIMLTALRTVIQTVISMDRENPLVGNLVSVMLAIFRQMTEHHYDIYINQFGTPIDLLDFLMEILLVFKDLVSKSVFPSDWSEMIMLQNSIILKSLRFFSKTIRDYFFKNFEQQAWSNFFHCAIAFLTQPSLQLDTFSPTKRNRIVVRYKDMRRETAFEIRSMWFNLGQHKILFIPSLVGAILEMTLIPETELRIATIPIFFDMMQCEFYSSRITEGYGDTKRDPAHIKGNFSQYEDEMIAKLDILVEGGRGDEQFRVLWVQRMTALCKDHSTMREMGLRFVDIVARLMERLLQYRDIIHAESQEHRMLCTVNLLDFYSEINRKEMYIRYVNKLCELHLDCDNYTEAAYSLKLYSQLLDWSDQPLPPLLRSQRYDNRQTHRELKEALYYDIIDYFDKGKMWECALDVCKELAKQYEEETFDYSQMSVLLKRMASFYDSIVKQLRPEPEYFRVAYYGRGHPPFLQNKVFVYRGKEYERLSDFCSRILNQLPNAEQMNKLSPPGDDILESASQYVQINKVEPLMSEKKHRLSGKPVTAEAVLRHHRVNNVQRFRFSRPAPRRNSTITSSSTPSEKDAKDKDSGNNANEFASLWLERTVLVTSYPLPGILRWFPVTSSKTYLVSPLQNAIETMEATNKDLRDLIIQYRADSTLTLNPLSMKLNGVLDPAVMGGVDNYEKAFLNPEYRDSHADHSSELLKLESLIAEQIPLLGIGLELHKARAPTELGPFHQKLDQCFSAMRAHVEGKYGKRTCDLQIETMTQSVTMRRHQTLKGENHRLSEASVISNENTSIRSNILSSASLKALANSNSGLSKKKDTKRRSSRKSDSAVSHKTDQPTSQWYTMPDLAQTPPTSLPSSNSQSTITTVFELRQELTPKRPLRSEVEKERRMSNRWSGQSHQYLRNTGNGLDPSGLGKGNRDSVGTTDSTASEDDPPPPLPIKTREADYCNLPDDTLIRNNKSEITSNSNRQNSQRIRCKPPAPPEPIVNQSTPPTPPPKPKRPAHSIQTVVLSMMSTDISTTDDSSTA, from the exons ATGACGTCAATATGGAGGAAAGTCAAGGATCTGCAGGGAATTG CTATCCATAATTTTGATGAAGATGGACCGTACCGGTTGCGGCTGACGGTTGGCGAAGTAGTTCAAATGTTACAAGAGTGTGACGAATGGTTTTACGGCTGTAGTAAATACAAAGGAAATAGCGGAATCTTTCCAAAGTCCTATGTGcacacatcaaaaatatctAGCAGCACGGAGGCACTCACGCACGAAATTACCAGCGTACTTCGCGAATGGGGACATCACTGGAAGCATCTATACGTC ACACACTCGCCGCACTTTCGTACAATACAAGAGCAGATTCTTGAATTGATTGGATACAGAAGTAAAATCCTGAGCGCCACTTTAACTGTAGACGAGTTAAAAGACATGAAGAGGTTGGCAACTGCAAAAATAGACACAGGAAACCAGCTGCTGGGCTTGGATATGGTCGTTCGTGACGAACATGGAAACGTTTTAAATCCGGAACAGACCAGCACTATCCAACTTTATTACCACCATGAAACGGCCACTGAAAGAATAAGAAAGGCGACAATAAGTCTGAAAAAGAAACCAGTGAAGTCTCAGTTGCCTGTGTACTCGCACATATTTTTTGTAAGCGTTAGAAATTTTGTCTGCAAAATGGCAGAGGATGTAGAACTACTCTTGACGCTTTACGACGGCAAGGACATGAAGGCGATAACAGAAAATTACGTGGTTTGTTGGAGCCGTGAAGGATTGGCACGAGATATCGATCAATTGCACAATCTAAGAGTGCTTTTCACCGATCTAGGATCTCGTGATTTGTCAAGAGAAAAGGTTTACCTGGTTTGCTATGCTGTTCGCGTGGGAAGTATGTATGCCAAGGAAATAGATCATCGAAGATCCAGCATATTACAGCAAAATCAAAAGCAAAGGAGCTCTGAAAACATGAGACGGCCTTTCGGCGTTGCCGCAATGGATGTTACTTTATTCATTGCTGGAAAGCTAGAAGGCGATGTGGAAACGCATCACTTCATCCCCTTCTTGCA ATGCTGTGAGAAAGAGAGTCTAGATGGTACATTACGAAAAATCCTTGGGCAGAAAGATACGAACAGTCAGAAGGGCAACGGCAACAGCTCAAATGCTGTAGGCGGTCAGGGCCTTTGGGTTAGCATAAAACTTTTGAGAGGTGACACTAAGCAG GTGCGTGAAGAAAATCCACACTTGGTACTTGGAAACGTGGCAATTGCTCGTAAAATGGGATTTCCAGAAGTTATTTTGCCGGGTGACGTCAGGAATGATTTATATCTTACTTTGAATTCAGGCGAATTCAGTAAAGGATCCAAATCTACTGACAAAAATGTGGAAGTAACG ATAAAAGTCTGTAACGAACGAGGTGTAGCCATACCTGGTGTGATGACTTTGGGAGGAGGAGCCCCACCCATTGACGAGTATCGTAGCGTAATCTACTATCACGAAGACAAGCCAAAGTGGTTTGAAACGTTTAAAATCGCTGTACCCATAGATGAATTCAGACACGCTCACTTAAAGTTTACCTTCAAACATCGTAGTTCGAACGAAGCAAAAGACAGGTCAGAAAAGCCGTTTGCTCTGAGTTATGTAAAACTGATGCAGCGCAACGGCACTACTCTGCAAGACATTAAGCATGAGCTACTAGTCTATAAATTGGACCATAAAAAGTATGAAGAAACGGATGCGACTTATCTGAAATTACCATCGACGCAGGGAGAATTG GAAGAATTGAATGCCGAAAAGAAGCTGACGCAAGGGCCGTTCACCCTTAGTTCAAAGGATAACTTCTCAATCTCAACCAATGTTTGTTCCACTAAACTAACGCAAAATGTCGATCTACTTGGTTTACTAAAGTGGGCATCGCGGCAGACAGACTTGAAAGAGTCTCTTACCGCTTTGATGAAAGTTGATGGTGAAGAAGTTGTAAAGTTCTTACAG GATGTTTTAGATGCGctgtttaatattttaatgaGGAATTCGGACAGTGATGAGTACGACGACATGGTTTTTGGATGCCTGTTGTACATCATTGGGCTGGTTTCGGACAGAAAGTACCAGCACTTTCAACCAGTCCTTGACTTgtatatctctgaaaatttctcagCAACTTTAGCTTACAAAAAGTTAATCACAGTATTGCGCAAGCGCATAGATAGTGCGACTAATAATGATGGTCAAGAACGAGATTTATTGCTTAAAACTATGAAAAGCTTGCAATACTGTTTAAGATTTGTTGTTAAATCACGACTTTTATTTGCTGA GTTGAATCAAGACGAAGAAGAATTTTCTCAGTCATTGACGGAACTATTAAAATCAATAATCGATTTGATGAGTCACGAAACTGATGGAACACTCTTGGTCCAGGGTGCTTGTCTAAAGTATTTACCAACCACGATACCACACATTCTCCAAGTTTACAATAAAAAGCAGCTCAGCAATATATTGACTGATCTATTAGTCACCCTGCCACCCGGTAGACtgacgaaacaaaaaatgatgacGGTGAACGACATAGTTCACAGTCCGCTATTCTTGAGTCCTGAATGCAGAGCGATACTCCTGCCCACTATTACAATATTGGTCAGAAGTCTCTTAGAAGCGAAAGAAGAG GGACTGTCAGGCACGCCTGGAAAGAGCGTGGCGAAGGTAGCCAGGCTGCTCGGCGAGAACAGACATCGACTCAACCAGCACCGTGGCTACTCGGAAGAG GTGGAATTGTGCGTTAAGATCTTATCTGACATTCTCGAGTTGACATTTAGAAGCGACGTAGGCTCGACAGTCTCCGATGTGAAAGAAATAATGTTGACGGCGTTGAGAACTGTCATTCAAACGGTCATTTCAATGGACAGAGAAAATCCTCTCGTGGGAAATTTGGTATCCGTGATGCTGGCCATTTTCAG ACAAATGACCGAACATCACTACGACATTTACATCAATCAATTTGGGACTCCGATCGATCTTCTGGATTTTCTCATGGAGATTTTACTGGTGTTCAAAGATCTTGTATCGAAAAGTGTATTTCCTAGCGACTGGTCCGAAATGATTATGCTTCAGAATAGTATAATTCTGAAATCAttgcgatttttttcgaaaacaatAAGAGATTATTTCTTCAAGAACTTTGAGCAACAAGCTTggtcaaacttttttcactgTGCGATTGCATTTCTTACGCAACCATCCCTTCAACTGGACACATTCAGTCCGACAAAACGCAATCGTATAGTTGTACGTTACAAAGACATGCGCAG GGAAACAGCGTTTGAAATTCGCTCGATGTGGTTCAACCTGGGACAACACAAAATCCTATTTATTCCTTCATTGGTTGGAGCAATATTAGAGATGACGTTGATTCCCGAAACGGAATTACGAATAGCTACTattccaatatttttcgacATGATGCAGTGCGAATTTTACAGTTCCCGAATAACCGAAGGTTACGGAGATACTAAACGTGATCCTGCGCATATAAAAGGAAATTTCTCGCAGTACGAAGACGAGATGATTGCAAAATTAGATATTTTG GTAGAAGGTGGTAGAGGTGACGAACAGTTTCGTGTACTTTGGGTACAAAGGATGACCGCTCTCTGCAAAGATCATTCGACAATGCGCGAAATGGGTTTGCGATTTGTTGATATTGTTGCTCGATTGATGGAAAGACTGTTGCAATACAGAGATATCATTCATGCAGAATCTCAGGAACATCGGATGCTTTGTACAGTCAACCTTTTAGACTTTTACTCTGAGATCAATCGGAAGGAAATGTACATCAG GTACGTGAATAAACTTTGCGAATTACATTTGGACTGCGACAACTATACAGAAGCTGCGTATTCCCTGAAACTCTACAGTCAGTTACTCGATTGGAGTGACCAACCTCTGCCGCCTTTGTTACGTTCTCAGAG GTATGATAATCGCCAGACGCATCGAGAATTGAAAGAAGCTCTCTATTACGATATTATTGACTATTTCGacaaaggtaaaatgtggGAGTGTGCTCTTGACGTCTGTAAAGAATTGGCAAAACAATACGAGGAAGAAACATTTGACTATTCCCAAATGTCAGTGTTATTGAAGAGAATGGCAAGCTTCTACGATTCCATTGTAAAACAGCTCAGACCGGAGCCGGAATACTTCAGAGTAGCTTATTATGGACGCGGTCATCCTCCATTTTTACAAAACAAG gTGTTTGTCTACCGTGGCAAGGAGTACGAACGGCTCAGCGATTTTTGTAGTAGAATTTTGAATCAACTGCCCAATGCCGAGCAAATGAACAAATTATCACCACCCGGCGACGACATACTCGAATCAGCTAGTCAATACGTTCAGATAAACAAAGTTGAACCTCtaatgagtgaaaaaaagcATCGTTTGAGTGGAAAACCAGTAACGGCTGAAGCGGTTCTTAG GCATCATCGAGTAAACAATGTTCAGCGGTTTCGATTCTCAAGACCAGCTCCGAGAAGAAATTCTACAATAACATCTTCGTCAACACCGTCAGAAAAAGATGCCAAAGATAAGGATAGCGGGAATAACGCTAACGAATTTGCCTCTTTGTGGCTCGAGAGGACAGTCCTAGTGACGAGCTATCCTCTGCCAGGAATATTACGATGGTTTCCAGTAACTTCGAGTAAAACATACCTTGTCAGTCCGTTGCAGAACGCTATTGAAACAATGGAAGCGACAAACAAGGATCTGAGGGACCTCATTATTCAATATAG AGCCGACAGTACCTTAACTCTGAATCCCCTAAGCATGAAACTAAATGGAGTACTAGATCCAGCGGTGATGGGAGGTGTCGACAACTACGAGAAGGCTTTTCTTAATCCCGAATACAGGGATTCCCATGCCGATCATAGTTCGGAACTATTGAAACTCGAGAGTCTTATAGCCGAGCAAATTCCCTTACTTGGCATAGGTCTGGAATTACACAAGGCCAGAGCACCAACTGAACTGGGACCTTTCCACCAGAAATTAGACCAGTGTTTTTCAGCTATGCGCGCCCACGTTGAGGGAAAATATGGAAAGAGA ACATGTGATCTCCAAATTGAGACTATGACTCAGTCGGTAACAATGAGAAGACACCAAACTTTGAAAGGAGAAAATCATCGACTATCCGAAGCAAGTGTTATCAGCAACGA aaaTACCTCAATTCGTTCCAACATCTTATCCTCGGCATCGCTCAAAGCATTGGCTAATTCAAATTCTGGATTAAGCAAGAAAAAAGATACGAAACGAAGAAGTTCCCGCAAGAGTGATTCGGCCGTCTCGCACAAGACCGATCAACCAACCAGTCAATGGTATACGATGCCTGATCTAGCTCAGACGCCTCCAACGAGTCTGCCTTCCTCCAATTCACAATCAACTATAACAACTGTTTTTGAGCTGAGGCAAGAG CTGACACCCAAACGACCGCTAAGATCTGAGGTAGAAAAAGAACGCAGAATGAGTAACCGCTGGTCTGGCCAGTCCCATCAGTATCTAAGAAACACCGGCAACGGATTGGATCCTAGCGGATTAGGCAAAGGCAACAGAGACAGTGTGGGAACTACGGACAGTACAGCTTCTGAGGACGATCCTCCACCACCGTTACCAATAAAAACACGCGAGGCTGATTATTGCAATTTACCCGACGACACGCTTATACGCAATAACAAATCCGAAATCACAAGCAATTCCAATCGGCAAAATAGTCAGAGAATTAGATGCAAACCTCCTGCACCTCCGGAACCAATTGTTAATCAATCGACTCCGCCCACTCCGCCACCTAAACCTAAACGGCCTGCGCACAGTATCCAAACAGTTGTGCTTTCGATGATGAGCACAGACATCAGCACCACCGACGATTCGTCAACCGCGTGA